Below is a window of Christensenella minuta DNA.
GGTAATTGTATGCCTGTTGGCTTTGTGTGCATGCCGCACAACAGAGGGAGCCATCGTGTTTGAGGAGGAATCGGTGACGGAAGCGGGAACGGACATGAAGATCATGTTCATCACGCCGCTTGCGAAGCATCCGATCTGGCTGGAAGCGAAGGCAGGAGCGGAAGACGCGGGAAGAGAGCTGGGAGCGACCATTACGTGGCGCGGGCCGGACATTACGGACGCGGACAATATGGTCGGGGTGATGGAAGAAGCGATCGAGCAGGACTATGACGCGATCATCGTATATCCCATCGAGCCGGAACTGTTTGTGGATGTGATGAAAAAGACAGCGGACGCCGGGATACCCGTCGTAACGGTCTGCGGAGATTCCGCGCCAGAGCTGCGCGACTCCTACGTAGGCACCGATGTGGAGCGCTTCGGACAGGAGGCGGCAGAATTGATCGGGCAAAAATCCGGCGGGCAGGCAAACGTCGCCGTCCTGTGCACGGATTATGACGTGATTAACCAGATCCAG
It encodes the following:
- a CDS encoding sugar ABC transporter substrate-binding protein, whose product is MKKQYGTAAGRLKRAVAMGMVIVCLLALCACRTTEGAIVFEEESVTEAGTDMKIMFITPLAKHPIWLEAKAGAEDAGRELGATITWRGPDITDADNMVGVMEEAIEQDYDAIIVYPIEPELFVDVMKKTADAGIPVVTVCGDSAPELRDSYVGTDVERFGQEAAELIGQKSGGQANVAVLCTDYDVINQIQEYEAFLKVLEEKYPDVKVVVRETDDTDSLKAIQRTYEILEKHPEVDFFWSMEGAGAPGVVEVLKEKDMLGKVTVLGTDAMEPMLDAIEAGEAWGSLAQNFYKMGKLAVENAVNHINGNDVPDTTDSGFVFITQENVQSYRTESIF